In Brassica napus cultivar Da-Ae chromosome A3, Da-Ae, whole genome shotgun sequence, the sequence AATGGTGTGTGTGTCTCAAGCCAATGTTGGAAAAAAAaggtgtttgtgtgtgtgtgtttttataAGGTTTTCATTTCATCCGAAACTCATATGTTCCCTTTTCTTTGATTCATCTCCCTAAAGGCTTGCATCATAGTTTTAACATGGGCACCAAACATTAGCGAATCTtacatttagtttgcatcataaGATCTTACATTTAGTGTGCATCATAAGTTGAGCATGAACCAAACATATATGTCTCGTCAAATCTGATAACATGTAAAATTCTAAAACTGACTACATTTCCAATTACATACTAAACCAGTGATGAGGCCGTGACGATCAAACTTCGTGTCTAAGGAAACGATTCAAGATTAAAACATAGCAAATTTAACTGAACACAGCACAAGTCTTACAACCACACGAAATGGCATTTAGGATAAGTGAAATTACAACCACACGTAATGGCATTTAGGATAAATGAAAATACGAAAGACCTAAATAGAGTTCATGCTGCATCAAACCGTAACAGCTACACATTTCATCACGTCAAACAGCCCACCATCCTCGATGACAACATCAAACGCCTCCATCTTACCCCAAATCTCTCCACCTTGGCGCCTTTCCAAAGCGATCTCCGCGCAGCAAATGACCTTCTTGCCGTCATGTGTTTTAAGAAAGAAGAGCGCCAACTTCTTCTCGCCGCACTTCACCGCATTGGCCCACTTTGATTGGGTAGTCTCAGCCGCCAAAAACTCTTCCAAACCGTTGACAACACTCCAGCGGCTCTGCTTTGGATCAAACGCCCTTAACGCCTTGTCAGAGCAATCAAGATAGTAGAGGACATCATCAACCACACACCCACCCTCCCAGTCCTTAGAGTTCAACACCTCGTTCATCTCCCACTTGTTTTCCTTTGGTTCGTAAACAATAGAATAGCTCTCCCTAATACCTCTCATGCAAATCTTATCCTCCATCACCACCGCATCAGACCAAAGAGGACCAACCCGCATGTCTTCTTTTCTAATCACAGGCTCCCACGTCTGCGTTTCTGCATCAAGCACCATCACTGTTTTCCTCCACGACATCCCATGATCAGAAGTGAAACGAGAATCACCGATCAGGTAAACCTTCCCGTCGATGACATTAGCAACTCTACTAGGCATGGGAGTTGCCGAGAAGCGCTGTGGCATGTCAGGGATGGGCTGCGCCGTGTGGGAGGCACAGTCAATGCAGAGGGCATCGACATCGTTGAACACGTACACCTTCGAACCCACCGAGACAAAGCTTCCACGGTAAGACACGGGAGAAAGTGATCGGACGATGACCAAGCGGTTACTGCTGTTGAGTTTTCGGTGGAGGATGTAGAAACGGCAGTCACCCGTGTCGCGGTTGCGGAGAAGAGCGTAGACACGGTGTTGGGTGATGCCTAGCTGAGATCGCCTCTaacatttttgaacaaaatatcaaaatatataatatcaactttgaaaactaaaaaaattcccacttaattttaaaaattaaaaataatttatataagaaaattgtataaataaattcaaagttgTAAGCATATTTAAGAtcgtataataataaataataaaatattatacaatttAAATATGCTTAcaactttgaatttatttatacaattttcttatataaattatttttaatttttaaaattaagtgggaattgttttagttttcaaagttgatattatgtattttgatattttgttcaaaaatgttaagaggccttttacctttctttcactaagatatgttgtacaaaatattagacaaattaaccaataactaaaatatataaagcaatcaccaaagttttaaattggataagatgaacaagaatagtagtttatataatggagaatttcaatttgtaataatatttcaaaaaattattttagtctagttgttagtgtgcccCTTTAAAAGGATATCCCAGCACGGATTTGAATCCcgaaatgaacatattttaaaaaaaaatacatatatcaaaacaACATCGTCTTATCTTTGTTAAAAGTTGattaacttctgttagagttaATGTAGATTTAGACacgttttagaaaaaattggataatttttttttaaattataattgagttgaggtcgttTTTGGCACTGACCATTTGTTCGGGTCTTATTTGGCACGATTGAaagtgttggggtcgaaattggcacttttcctcgtatatcaaacgacgtcgttttatcttgttaacggttgactaacttctgttagagtcaatgtagatttatgcacgttttaagaagttcgggtagtttttttgaattataattgagttgagatcGTATTTGGCACTGATCAATTGTTCGGGTCGTATTTGGCATGACTGAAATAGTTTGTGTCGAAATTGGCATTTTTCCCGAAAATTtctaatgtaataaaaaaaaagacgaaatGGGACTAGAATTATAAATAAGATAACACTTTTGGACTTAGTTTACAAATTACACTAAACCATTAGCGCGTTTTCGTGTTCTTTCGAAGAAACAACACATacctctctctatctctcacGTAACTCTCCAGTTTCCACTATATATAAAGCCTCTTCGTCTCCTCCCTTCTCGAAacaatctctctttctctccttctTGTCTTAAATCTCAAAGCACGAAACCATGGCCCCAAAGTCCATCGCCGTTTTCCTCCTCCTCGCTCTCATAGTTTCCTCCGCCATAGCTCAGGCTCCGGGAGCATCTCCGACAGGGTCTCCTCTTCCAGCCACTTCTCCAATCTCTCAGCCTCCAAGAACCGCCGCACCAACTCCCTCACGCGCCACCACTCCTCCGCCGTCCGTCACTCCCACGGCAGCTCCTACTTCCCCTCCGGCTGGCTCACCGACCTCAACCGTCGCTTCACCGCCGGCTCCTCCGATCTCGCTTACACCCGATGGAGCTCCTGACGCAAATGCCCCTGCTGGATCTACTCCTAACGACGCCGCTGCACTCTCCGCCGGATCTTTCCTAGGATTCCTATTCGTCGCCGCTTTGTTGGTTTAATTTGGTGTTTAGATTATGTATTAACTAGGgtttggcccgccctacgggcggattAGTCACTAAAACATAACTATATCATTAATGTTAGTGAATATTTCTAAATgtataaatttcttaaaatctaatGAATTTGCAGAACTTTTGTTttgtgaaaatataattttaatctacatttttatatttaaaagcaTGCATTTGAAAAGTGTAATTTTAATTATCATATTCTAAGAATGAAACCTGAGCATTACAATTTTAAggaatataagaaaatattcataataaaatatgaggATTTTTGTTCTGAGTCAGTGGCATCGTGTTTGATATCATCTATTTCAGTATAACATTTCAGTTATGTTCTTTTGATTATTCTTCGTTTGTCTAATGTTAAAGCGGAATCGGTGGCAAAGTCATATTTAGCTCTTGCTTTATCTAACTCCAATGCTgaagactaaatatttttaattaagttaataaatattattaaatccaaagaaaaatgaggatattttgattttatttcacTTTAGTACATTGATCTAGGAATGCtcgtaaaattttaatttttttaataattaatcgTATATGCTCTCATCCtccacaaataaataaattatcaatttaTTTGTGTGGTGCCTTTTATATTAGTGATCTTTTCTAAGTGTTTAGTTTCTCCTTTCTGaaagctttttttttggtaaaatattaagatttataccattttctgaatttttccaATGTTGTAAACAACTTATTATGcaagaaacaacaacaacccaactcaaaaacaaaacaaaacggAGACAGATCAACTTGAAGAATATTTGGGTTTTTTCAATTGGTTTGTATATGTTCCTTTTGGTTGCCTGAAACGATATTAGTATTGACGTGTAGCTTAGTGGTTAAAACTTGACTGTACGTTTCTCTACTTCATTCTAAATATCTAATGAAGATCTTAAACTTTATATATCAGTGAACATGACCCCGCAAGATCTAAACACACGCCCCTGAGAAAGggtgaaacaaaaacaacaacgcTATTCAAGCCCAGACAACCGTACTTGAAGTAATTTCATTTATAAACAATAGAGGAACTTGTTTCCAAGTCGGAAGGAAAACTAAAACCaaagataaattaaaacatcaaagaaAGTTTCATGTGAGAAAAATCTCTGAGAATTAAAAGACCGAaacagagaaaagaaagaaaaacgatAAACGTGATGTAATCGACTTTAAGCTCAGGTCCTCCTTAGCTCTGAAGCTATGCAATGCGTGGCTTCTTCTTCCCTTCACGCACATCCTCCGTGGGTGGATCCTTCTGAGTTGAGGAGTCGACCAAAACAGTAGTATCAGTTGGT encodes:
- the LOC125606905 gene encoding F-box/kelch-repeat protein At4g38940-like — its product is MPQRFSATPMPSRVANVIDGKVYLIGDSRFTSDHGMSWRKTVMVLDAETQTWEPVIRKEDMRVGPLWSDAVVMEDKICMRGIRESYSIVYEPKENKWEMNEVLNSKDWEGGCVVDDVLYYLDCSDKALRAFDPKQSRWSVVNGLEEFLAAETTQSKWANAVKCGEKKLALFFLKTHDGKKVICCAEIALERRQGGEIWGKMEAFDVVIEDGGLFDVMKCVAVTV
- the LOC106438476 gene encoding classical arabinogalactan protein 10-like, which codes for MAPKSIAVFLLLALIVSSAIAQAPGASPTGSPLPATSPISQPPRTAAPTPSRATTPPPSVTPTAAPTSPPAGSPTSTVASPPAPPISLTPDGAPDANAPAGSTPNDAAALSAGSFLGFLFVAALLV